One Candidatus Deferrimicrobiaceae bacterium genomic region harbors:
- a CDS encoding site-2 protease family protein: MFDIALFLHRLSVEALPLVLAITFHEAAHGYVALRKGDPTAQMLGRVTLNPLAHIDPIGTILLPAFLILSGSPFLFGWAKPVPVNFRLLRDQKRDPIYVASAGVATNFVLAAISGVIFRIIGMIDPVVIQKAFFQGLAAQPLNSLQMVLVPLALMCVASVKWNVLLAIFNLIPIPPLDGGRIAVGLLPYGPSQALASVERYGMLVIIALFMFDPFGIIRGIIYPVMNLLFAIFLGGLP; the protein is encoded by the coding sequence TTGTTCGACATCGCTTTGTTCCTCCACAGGCTCTCCGTCGAAGCGCTCCCCCTGGTGCTGGCCATCACCTTCCACGAGGCGGCGCACGGGTACGTGGCGCTCCGGAAAGGGGATCCGACCGCCCAGATGCTCGGCCGGGTGACGCTCAACCCCCTGGCGCACATCGATCCGATCGGGACGATCCTTCTGCCGGCCTTTCTCATCCTGTCCGGCTCCCCGTTCCTCTTCGGGTGGGCCAAGCCGGTCCCCGTGAACTTCCGGCTCCTCAGGGACCAGAAGCGCGACCCGATCTACGTCGCCTCGGCCGGGGTGGCGACGAACTTCGTCCTCGCCGCCATCTCGGGGGTCATCTTCCGAATCATCGGAATGATCGATCCCGTCGTCATCCAGAAGGCTTTCTTCCAGGGGCTTGCGGCCCAGCCGCTGAATTCCCTCCAGATGGTCCTGGTCCCTCTGGCGCTCATGTGCGTCGCGTCGGTCAAGTGGAACGTCCTGCTGGCGATCTTCAACCTGATCCCGATCCCCCCCCTGGACGGCGGCCGGATCGCGGTGGGGCTTCTTCCGTACGGGCCCTCCCAGGCGCTCGCCTCGGTCGAGCGGTACGGGATGCTGGTCATCATCGCCCTGTTCATGTTCGACCCGTTTGGTATAATCCGGGGGATCATTTACCCCGTGATGAACCTGCTCTTCGCGATCTTCCTGGGTGGATTACCGTAA